In Solidesulfovibrio carbinoliphilus subsp. oakridgensis, the sequence AAAAGGCCCACAAAGGTGGCGGACACCAGATTGAGCCCCACCACCGAAGCCGAGGCAATGGACTCGCGAACACTCTTGTCCTTGATCAGCCTGCGAAACACCATGCCCTCCCGGCGTACGGCGGGGTCGGGTCCCCGTGGTCCCGGCCCGGAAGAGCCATTGCTCGTGCACAAGTTCACAAGTCGCGAAGGCCTAGCACGGCCGTTTGCCAAAAGTCAACGGCGACCTTCCGATTTCCGCGAATTCCACCCGCCGGCCGGCGCTCTCCGGCCCGGCCGCTTTCCTACAACCCCGCGCCGACGCCGGCAAGCCGTCCCGCGTTTTTAGTTTCCACTTTTTGACGGTTCTTCCATGACAAACGCCGCTTCTTCCTGTAAGGATGGGGATAGCGGAAAATCGTACCGCCAAGGAGGGAATCAATGAAGCGTCCCCTGTTTTCGCTTGTGGTCCTGTGCCTGACCCTGATGGCCGCCACCGCCGCCCTGGCCCAGACCCAGATGTATTGCGTCAAACCCGACGGCATGCCCGTCGCCGCCATCGTCCTGCCCTACGGCGACAGCCATGATCCGAGCGTGGTCTGCAACGCCGTCGTTCCCCAGTGCTACCTGACCTGCGGCGCGGTGCTGCACGTCCAGTACGGCGGCATGACCACCCCGCCGCCCAACCTGCCCACCATCGCCGTCACCCCGCAGATGCTCCAGAACATCGGCAATCCCGCCCCCGAAACGCCGGCCATGTGCAACAGCCAGTACCAACAGTGCGTGGCCCAGTGTCGCGGCGACCGGGCCTGCATCGCCTCCTGCCAGTCCACCCGCTCGGGCTGCGGCACCGCCAACAGCGCGCGCCAGCGGGTCCCGCACCAGTAAATAAGGAAAGATGCCTCCGGCGGCCGGGAGGGGATTTTCCACCCCCTCCCGGACCCTCCCCAACGGGATGGACGGATGGGCGGACCGCGAAGGCGGACCGTCTATCCGTCTTTCTCCTTGGGGTGGATGACGATGGTCCGTAATGGCGAAACTCTTCTAAAAGTCTTGTACGTAAAATTCCTTTAAACTCGCCCCGTCCCCGGGGCGACGGGCCTGTGTGGCCGGAATCGGGTTGACGTGCTGGCCGGCTTTGCGGCCAGTGTCGCCAACCCGATTCCGGCCGCACCGACACACACCCGCCCAAGGCCACCACCCCACCCGCTTCCCCCAACTCCCGTCCACCCCGTTCGGGGGGTCCGGGGGGGATGATCCCCCCCGGCCGCCGGAGGCATCTTCCTCTTCTCTCCCTTCTCTCTCCTCTCCCGCCTCCGCCGGCGCCTATGCCGGCGCCTATGCCGGCGCCTTCTCAGGCGTGCGGATCAGCTGGGTGAAGGCCAGGGAGACGACGCCGAGGCCGACGCCGATAAAAAACGGAATCTTGTAATCGACCATCCAGAGCACGCCGCCGAGCACGGGCACGACGACCGCCGCGATGTGGTTGATGGTGAATCCCATGGCCATGCCCGAGGCCACGTCTTCGGGGGCGGCGATCTTCTGGTAGTAGGTGCGCACGCCGACGGAGAAGTTGAAGATGAGGAAGTCGAGGACGTACATGATGCCGGCTGTGATGTGGGAGTCGGTGTAGGCGTAGGTGAGAAAGACCAGGATCATGCCGCCGTATTCGATGGAGAGGAGTTGGCGTTCGCCGAAGTGGTTGATGGCCCGGCCGATCATGGGATTGAGGAAATAGTTGATGGCGTTGTTGATGACGAAAAGGATGGTGATGGACTGGATGGAGTAGTCGAATTTTTTGACGAGGAGATAGACGGCGAAGACGATGAAGATCTGCCGGCGGGAGCCCTCGAGGAAGGTCAGGAGATAGTAGAGCCAGTACTTGCGGCGCAGGTACATCTTTTTTTTCTGGGGCGGGACGTTGGTCTCGCAGGGCTTCTTGAAAAGCCCCCAGACGCCGACGGCGGCCACGACCGCGCCGGTGGCGGCGAACATGCCGGTGTAGCCCATGGCGTCGGCCAGGAAGTAGATGACCACGCCGACGGCGATGTTGGCGAGCGCCCCGACGGCCCGGATGCGCGACAGCACGACCGGGGCCTCGAAGGTGTTGAAGTGCTGCAGCGTCAGGGACTGGTTCAGCGGCTCGTAGTAGTGAAAGCCCGTGGACATGACCAGCGTGGTCAGGGTCAGGCCCCAGAAGCTCGGGAAATAGCCGGTAAGGCACAGGCCGAGGCCGAGGAGGAGGACGGCCAGGGAGGCGGCCCGCTGTTCGGAGAAGACCAGCAGCACGTAGACCACGAGCATGGACAGAAAGCCCGGCACCTCGCGGATGGACTGGACGAAGCCGATCTGGTCGGCCCCGAGATGGGCGGCTTCGACGGCGAAGTTGTTGATGAGCGTCTGCCAGGCCTGCAGGCCGGCCGTGGAGGCGATGGTCGAGACGAGGAGGAAAAGCAGGATGTCGGCCCGGCCCGAGGCGCGCAGGGCCGTGCGGGTGAGGGCGTATTCCGGCCGGTCCGGATTGTCGCAGTGCTTCACGGGATGATGTCCGGTTTGTGGTGGTCGAGCCAGAGCTGGAGGACGAGCAGGGTCCAGAGCTTCTTGCGGTGGTCGGCCGCGCCGCCGACGTGTTCGGCCACCAGCCGCCCCACTTCCTTGGGATCGAAGAGGCCCTGCTCGCGCAGGTGCTTCTCGCCCAAAAGCGCGTCGACCTGGGGCCGAAGCTGCCCGCGCAGCCAGGAGGCGACGGGGATGAGAAACCCGCGCTTGCCCCGGCCGAGGATCTCCTTGGGAAGCAGGCCGGCCACGGCTTTTTTAAGCAGGTATTTCCGCTTGGCGCCGCGCAGCTTGTAGCGCGACGGCAGGCGGCAGATGAATTCGGCCACGTCGCGGTCGAGGAAGGGAGCGCGCACTTCGAGGGAGTGCATCATGGAGCAGCGGTCCACCTTCACCAGGATGTAATCGAGCATGTACTGGCGGGCGAAGGCGTAGCCGACTCGGGCCAACGGATCTGCGGCCGGGTAGGCCTCGAAGAGGTCCCGGGTGGGGGCGAAGAGATTTTCCGGGGCCAGCAGCCCCGGGGCGGGATGCCGCCAGAGAGGCGCCTGGGCCTCGGCGGTAAAGGCCGAAAGCCAGGTCTGGACGCGCAGCCACGGGGGGGCGGCGGCCCCGGCCAGGAAGGTGTCGGCCACGAAGCGTGGATTGATGTAGCCGGCCGAGTGCGGCAGGAGCCCGGCCAGGGGCTCGATGACCCGGCGGCGCAGAAAGGGCGGCAATCTGTCGTAGCCGGCGGCTAGGTTGAAGGCGGGAAAGTATTCGTAGCCGTAAAAAAGCTCGTCCGGGCCGTCGCCGCCCAGGGCGACGGTGACGTTTTCCCGGGTCACCTGGGAGAGAAGATAGGTCGGCACGATGGACGGGTCGGCCATGGGCTCGTCGAAGCGGGCCACGATTTCGGGCAGAAGCGACCCGCAGGCGTCGGCCGAGAGAATCCGCTCGTGGTGGTCCGTGGCAAAGCGCGAGGCCACCAGCCTCGCGTAGCGCGACTCGTCGTAGGAGGCTTCGGAAAACCCGATGCTGAACGTCTTTATGCGCGAGACCATGCCGGCGGTCAGGGCGGCCACGGTGGAGGAGTCGATGCCGCCGGAGAGAAAGACGCCAAGGGGCACGTCGGCCACCAGCCGGCGCTTGACGGCCTGGGCCAGAAGCAGGCGCAGCCGGTCGCACAGTTCCTCCTCGGAGGCCTCGGGCTCGGGACCGGGCAGCGGCATGTCCCAGTAGGCGGCGGTGGTGAGCCGGCCGTCGCGGAAAAGAAGCGAGTGCCCGGGTTTGAGCTTGTAGACGTCCCGGTAGATGGTCTCGGGCGTGGGCACGTATTCGTAGGCCGCGAATCGCATGAGCGCTGAGACGGGCGTTTGCAGGCGCAGGAAGGGAAGCTGGCGCAGGGAGGACAGTTCCGAGGCAAAGGCCAGGACGCCATCCTGCAGCGTATAATAGAACGGCTTCTTGCCGAACCGGTCCCTGGCGGCGAACAGGGTGTGGGTGGCCTTGTCCCACAGGGCGAAGGCGAACATGCCTTCCAGATCGTCGAGGCCGGCCGGGCCGTCGAGGAGCCAGGCGGCCAGGATGGCCTCGGTGTCGGAATTGGTCCGGAACTTGAACCCCCGGGCGGCGTAGCGGGCCTTGAGCTCGCGGTAGTTGTAGATCTCGCCGTTGAAGGTGACGACCACCCGGCCGGTCGGGTCCTCCATGGGCTGGGAACCGGCGGCCAGGTCGATGATGGAGAGCCTGCGGTGACCGAGGGCGGCCGGCCCTTCGAGGACCAGGCCCTCGCCGTCCGGGCCCCGGTGGGCAAGCGTGCCGGTCATGGCGGCCAGCCAGCCCAGGCGCGTGGACTCGGGCGGAAGCGGCGCGTGACCGGGCCAGACGAAGCCGGCGATGCCGCACATGCTAGGGCCGCCTCCCGGGAAGTCCCGGAGCAGCGTCTGGGCGCGGAAACATTTTCGGGAATCCCATGTCAGCCCTGCCTGCGTCCGGGCATGGCCGCGAAGAAATCGAGAATGGCCCGGGTGTTGGTTTCGGGATCGAACATGGCGGCCACCCGGTCCCGCCCGGCCGCGGCCAGGGCCAGGGCGCGGCCGCGGTCCGCGGCCAGGTCCATGATGGCGTCGGCCAGGGCTTCGGGGTTGCGCTGGGGCACCAGCCGGCCGGTCACGCCGTCCTCGACGACCTCGGGAATGCCGCTGACGGCGGTCGCCACCACGGGCAGCCGGTGGGCCAGCGCCTCCATGATGACGTTGGGGATGCCGTCGCGGTCGCCCGAGGCGTGGATCACGCTTGGCATGACGAAGATGTCGCTGGCGGCGTAGAGTTCGCCCATGCGGTCGTGGCTGACGAATCCCGGCAGAAAGACCCGGGCCCGCAGGCCGTGGACGCGCAACCGGCGGCGGATGACGGCCGTGGGCCAGGGCATGCCGGCCCCGACCAGGGTCAGCTGGAAGGGAAAGCCCCGGCGGGAGAGAAGGGCGCAGGCGTCGAGCAGAACGTCAAACCCCTTGGTGCGGCAGAACCGGCCCACGGCCAAAAGCCGGTAGGGCGGCTCCATGTGGACCGGGGACTCCGTTTTGCCGGAAAGGGTCAGGCTGTTGTAGATCTGGCGGATCTTGCCGGCCGCCTCCGGGACCAGTCCCGAGAGGTAGCCGATGTTGGCCTTGTTGTTGGTGTGGATGGCGGCGGCGGCCCGCATCTTCTCGGCCAGGGCCCCGTCCGCGGGGTAGATGTCGCCGGCCCGGGCGGAAAAGGAAAAAGGGATGCCGGACAACGTGGAGGCCACCCAGGCGGCCGTGGCCGGGCCGTTGGCCCAGCCGGCGTGGATATGCTGGATGCCCCGCTCCAGAAACCGCCGGGCCAGGCTGAAGCCGGCGCACATGGCCCACAGGTTTTCGCCCGCCACCTCCAGACAACTCCAGCGCCGCCAGGGGATGGTGGCCAGGAGGCGCGCGGTGACGACCGGCCGCCGGACCGCCCACCAGGCCATGTCGGCCAGGATGGCCGGGACCTTGGCCAGGCCGAGCCGGCTGACGGTGGGTGCGACGTGCCGCATCTGGGCCGACAGGTTCCTGTCGACCGCGCCGTAGAGGGCGTAGACGGAAAACGGCATGCCCGCGGCCTTGGCGTTTTCCACTTCCCGAAAGATGAAGGTTTCGGAAGGCAGCGGATACCACAGCAGGATATAAGCAGTTTTTGGAAGACTCAAAATTTTGGCTCGCCCTGTCCGAGGCTTGGCGTTTGGGAATGACGCCGGCTATGTAGTCCAGGGAGCCGGGGCCTGTAAAGCCGTGGGCGGTTTGCCGGCCAAACGGCTTGCACAGGAGGCGGCTTGCGGCTAAGCATACGGTTGGGGCCTGCCGCGTCCGGAGGTCGCCGCCCACGACAGGGGATGGCTTCGCTATATCGCGGCACCAACGGCAACGGCATCGAGGATGGCCATGGCGCAAACCAATATTCTGCTAGAGACTGGGACCAACGAGCTTGAGATCATCGAATTCTACATCGATGAGGCGACCGAGCCGGGGGTCAAGCCGTACCGGGCCCACTACGGCGTCAACGTGGCCAAGGTGCTGGAAATCATCCGCCTGCCCAAGGTGACGGGCATGCCGCAGACGCCGCATCCCTGCGTGATCGGCACGTTCAACCTGCGCTCCCGGGTCATTCCGCTCATCGACCTCAGCATGTGGCTCGGCAAGCCCATGGCCCGCGACGAGAACACCAAGGTCATCGTCTCGGAATTCAACAAGGTCATCAACGCCTTCATGGTGTCCGGCGTCACCCGCATCCATCGCCTGAGCTGGTCCGAGGTCGAGCCGCCGTCCGGATTCGTGGCCTCGTTCGCGGCCAACAATTTCACGGGCGTGGTCAAGTTCCCGGACCACATCGTCCTGCTCCTCGACATGGAGCAGATCATCTGGGACTTAAACCCGGCCCTGGCCATGCGGACCGAGCGGGAACACGCGGCCGCCATCCCCGCGCCCGACCGGTCGGCCTACAAGACGCTGGTGGTCGACGACTCCAATTCCATCCGCCGGCTGATCGCCTCCTACCTGGAAAAAGACGGGTTCGAAGTCCTCCAGGACATCAACGGGCAAAACGCCTGGGACCGGCTCCAGGCCTGGAAAGGCGAGGCGGCCCGGGGCGAGCGGCCCCTGGCCGAGAACGTCAACCTGGTGGTCACGGACATCGAGATGCCCTCCATGGACGGGCATACCCTGTGCAAGAACATCAAGGACGATCCGATCCTCAAAAGCCTGCCCGTGGTCCTTTTCTCCTCGCTCATAAACGACCAGCTCTACCACAAGGGATTGTCGGTCGGGGCCGACGACCAGGTGACCAAGCCCGAGGTCGGCACCCTGGCCGAGCGGGCCCGCAAACTGATCGAGGACCACCGCTAGCCGGTCCCCGAAAGGCCGGGGCTTTTTTCCATGCGGATGTTGCTCATTGTCCGCGAAGGCCGGGCCAGGGACCGTTTCATCGAGGAACTGAACCTGCTCGGCACCGACTGCGACGTGGCCTCCACCACCGGGGAACTGCTCGCGGCCACGCGCCACGGCCACTACAACGGGGTGCTTTTCGACGTGCCGACCATCGTGCGGGCCAGGGACTGCGACAAAAAGCTGCTGCAGGGCCTGGCCGAGATCTATCCGTCGGCGCGCCTCAAGCACGATCCGCACACCGACGCCATCTACGCCCTCGGCACCCACGCCGGCCCCGGGTCCCTGGACGGCCTCTCGGTCTTCGTGGCCGCCTGCCGGGATTTTCTGCCCCGCAGCCTGCGCCGGGGGGAGCGGATCGGGGTCCACCTGCCGGCCGTCCTGTGGCGCGCGCCCCCGGACGGCACGGCCGCCGGCGAACGGACCTCCACCGTCAACGTCTCCTGGCTCGGCTGCTTTCTGTTCACGGTATCGGACTGGACCAAGGGCGAGGCGGCCTGGGTGGAGTTTCCGGGCGTCCTGGCGGATCCGTTGCGCACCCGGGTGGCCTGGCACGAGCCGTGGGGCCGGGGACGGGCCATGCCCGGCGTGGGGCTGGCTTTTTGCGACATGCCCGAGGCCCTTGGCGCGGAACTCAGGCGTCTTGGTTGCAAGCCCGTCGATTTCGAGGTTGCTTCCGCGGCAAAAGGGCCTTAGGAAGCGCTTTCGCGGAGGGATGGCCGAGCGGTTTAAGGCGGTGGTCTTGAAAACCACTGGCGGGGCAACCCGTCCGGGGGTTCAAATCCCTCTCCCTCCGCCAGTTTTCGGGCCAGGATTCCCACTCCTCCTGGCTCCGGAGGTACGTCCCGACCCATGGCCCGCATCCTTTACGGCGTGCACGGCACCCAGCACGGCCACGCCATCCGCGCCCTGATCCTGGCCCGCCATCTGGCCGGGCTCGGCCACGAGTTCCTGTTCGTTTCCAGCGAAGAGGGGGCCGGGCTTCTTTCGCGCGAGTTCCGGGTGGAGCGGTTCGAAAACCCGGGCACCCGGTACAAAAACCAGCGCCTGGATACCCCGGCCACGCTCATGCTCGCAGCCCGGACCCTGGCCCGGCGCGGCTCGGAGCTGGCCCGGCTCAAGAAGCTGATCGAGGACTTCAAACCCGACGCCGCCATTTCGGACTACGAATACTTCGTGCCCATCGCGGCCAGGCGGGCCGGCATCCCCTGCCTGTCCATCGACCACCAGCACGTCATCTCCTGCTGCGACCACGACCTGCCGCTCACCCTGCTGCCGGGCTACTGCGGCATCCGGACCTCGATCCGGTTTCTTTTTTCGGCCTGCACCGACTATCTGGCCATCTCGTTCTTCAAGCCCCCGGTCAAAGCCGGGGCCCACGCCCGGGTGGCCCCGGCCATCCTGCGCCAAAGCGTCCTTGACCGGACCCCGACCGAGGGGAGCCACATCCTGGTCTACCAGAGCTGCGGCATCTGCGACGCCTTTGCGCCGTACCTGCGGACCATGGACCGGGAGTTCCGGGTCTACGGGTATAAAATGGACAAGGTCGACGGCAACCTGACCTTCCGGAACTACTCCGAGGAGGGGTTCCTGGACGACCTGGCCTCGGCCGCCTACGTCCTGTGCGGCGGCAGCCACAACCTCATGAGCGAGGCCCTTTTCTACGGCAAGCCGGTCCTGTCCTTTCCGGTGGCCGGGGCCTTCGAGCAGCAACTGAACGCCCTGTATCTCGAACGCCTGGGCTATGGCCGGGCGGCGGACATGGCCCATTTGTCGCCGTCCCTGCTGCCGGATTTCGAACGCGATCTGCCGGCCATGCGCGGGCGCATCGCCACCGGCGACTTCTGCGGCAACGACGCGGTCTTCGCCCTGGTCGAGGCCTTCTTGCGCGACGGCGCGTTGCCCGGAAGGTCCTAGGCCGCTTGCCCTTTCCTGTCCGGTGCGGCGGTTATCGCGGGCAGGCTACCCATGCCCCGCCCTCGGGGGCATGGACCGCGCCGGCCGTTCTTGACCATAAGGCAGAACTGCCATACTTGACAGACGGGGCCACGGCGACGGGAACCGACATGAAAATCCTGTACTGGGTGGGCGATGCCAAGGAAAATCTTCGGGAATTTCGCGGGACGGTGCAGGATGAAGCCGGGACGACACTCCGCAAGATCCAGTACGGACAAACACCGGTCAGCGCCTGCCCCCTCAACAACTTGGCCAAGGGCGTGACCGGAGTTTATGAGCTCAAGATCGACCACGACAAGGAAACCTACCGCGTCGTGTATGTGGCCAAACTGGCCAAAGGCGTCTACGTACTCCACGCTTTCCTGAAAAAATCCAAGAGTGGCATAGGCATTCCGCCCAAGGACAAGGACATCATTCTGCGGCGCTACAAGATGGCCCGCCAGCACGACGGGGCCTAACCGGGGCAACCATGGAAGAAAAAATCATTGAAGGATCTGACAATGTCTTTGCCGACCTGGGTCTGCCCGATCCCGAAGAGCGGGCCTACAAGGCCGACCTCATCATGGTGCTGGAAAGCATCATCAAACGCCGCGGCCTGACCCAGGTGGAGACCGCCAGGCTGTGCGGGACGGACCAGGGAACGCTGTCGAAAGTCCTCCGGGGCCGGGTGGGTCTGGTGTCCACGGACCGTCTGCTCCGCTGGATCGGATGCCTGGGCGGTTCCGTGCGCATCACCGTGGACGAAACCCCGGACCATGTGCCCGGGCCTGTGTCCGTCTGTTTTCTGCCGGCTTGCCCCTGAGGCCGGACTGGCGTATTGCGTCCGCTTTTTTTACGGTGCCCCATCCAATACCCTCCCAAGGAGATCGCCATGCGCCGCGTTTCGATCCTGGCGGCAGCCGCCGCCCTGGTGTGCTGTCTGGCCGTCCCGGCCCTGGCCGCGGACAAGCCCCTGACCTTCGGGCTCCTGCTCGTCGGCCCCTACAACGACAAAGGCTACAGCCAGGCCCAGTACGAGGGCGGCAAGTACGTCGAAGAGCACCTCGCCGGCTCGAAGATGCTCTACCTCGACAAGGTCAATCCGTCCGACCGGCCCGGGTTCACCATTCCCCAGCTCGTGGACGACCTGGCGGCCAAGGGCGCGACCCTCATCGTCGCCGGGTCCGACGACATGAAAGACGGTATCCGCGAGGCCGCCGAGCAGCACCCGGACCTGACCTTCATCCACATTTCCGGCGACGACGTGCTGACCGGCAAGGCTCCGAAAAACCTCGGCAACGTCTTTTCGCGCATGGAATACGCCAAGATGATGGCCGGCTTTTCGGCCGCCATGACCACCAAAACCGGCAAGATCGGCTTCCTTGGGCCGCTCATTAACGACGAGACCCGCCGGCTGGCCGACGCCGCCTACCTCGGGGCCCGCCACGCCTGGGTGAACGTGCGCGGCAAGAAGGCCGAGGACCTGTCGTTCAAGGTCAACTGGATCGGCT encodes:
- a CDS encoding MFS transporter, whose translation is MKHCDNPDRPEYALTRTALRASGRADILLFLLVSTIASTAGLQAWQTLINNFAVEAAHLGADQIGFVQSIREVPGFLSMLVVYVLLVFSEQRAASLAVLLLGLGLCLTGYFPSFWGLTLTTLVMSTGFHYYEPLNQSLTLQHFNTFEAPVVLSRIRAVGALANIAVGVVIYFLADAMGYTGMFAATGAVVAAVGVWGLFKKPCETNVPPQKKKMYLRRKYWLYYLLTFLEGSRRQIFIVFAVYLLVKKFDYSIQSITILFVINNAINYFLNPMIGRAINHFGERQLLSIEYGGMILVFLTYAYTDSHITAGIMYVLDFLIFNFSVGVRTYYQKIAAPEDVASGMAMGFTINHIAAVVVPVLGGVLWMVDYKIPFFIGVGLGVVSLAFTQLIRTPEKAPA
- the asnB gene encoding asparagine synthase (glutamine-hydrolyzing), translating into MCGIAGFVWPGHAPLPPESTRLGWLAAMTGTLAHRGPDGEGLVLEGPAALGHRRLSIIDLAAGSQPMEDPTGRVVVTFNGEIYNYRELKARYAARGFKFRTNSDTEAILAAWLLDGPAGLDDLEGMFAFALWDKATHTLFAARDRFGKKPFYYTLQDGVLAFASELSSLRQLPFLRLQTPVSALMRFAAYEYVPTPETIYRDVYKLKPGHSLLFRDGRLTTAAYWDMPLPGPEPEASEEELCDRLRLLLAQAVKRRLVADVPLGVFLSGGIDSSTVAALTAGMVSRIKTFSIGFSEASYDESRYARLVASRFATDHHERILSADACGSLLPEIVARFDEPMADPSIVPTYLLSQVTRENVTVALGGDGPDELFYGYEYFPAFNLAAGYDRLPPFLRRRVIEPLAGLLPHSAGYINPRFVADTFLAGAAAPPWLRVQTWLSAFTAEAQAPLWRHPAPGLLAPENLFAPTRDLFEAYPAADPLARVGYAFARQYMLDYILVKVDRCSMMHSLEVRAPFLDRDVAEFICRLPSRYKLRGAKRKYLLKKAVAGLLPKEILGRGKRGFLIPVASWLRGQLRPQVDALLGEKHLREQGLFDPKEVGRLVAEHVGGAADHRKKLWTLLVLQLWLDHHKPDIIP
- a CDS encoding glycosyltransferase family 4 protein, translating into MSLPKTAYILLWYPLPSETFIFREVENAKAAGMPFSVYALYGAVDRNLSAQMRHVAPTVSRLGLAKVPAILADMAWWAVRRPVVTARLLATIPWRRWSCLEVAGENLWAMCAGFSLARRFLERGIQHIHAGWANGPATAAWVASTLSGIPFSFSARAGDIYPADGALAEKMRAAAAIHTNNKANIGYLSGLVPEAAGKIRQIYNSLTLSGKTESPVHMEPPYRLLAVGRFCRTKGFDVLLDACALLSRRGFPFQLTLVGAGMPWPTAVIRRRLRVHGLRARVFLPGFVSHDRMGELYAASDIFVMPSVIHASGDRDGIPNVIMEALAHRLPVVATAVSGIPEVVEDGVTGRLVPQRNPEALADAIMDLAADRGRALALAAAGRDRVAAMFDPETNTRAILDFFAAMPGRRQG
- a CDS encoding chemotaxis protein — encoded protein: MAQTNILLETGTNELEIIEFYIDEATEPGVKPYRAHYGVNVAKVLEIIRLPKVTGMPQTPHPCVIGTFNLRSRVIPLIDLSMWLGKPMARDENTKVIVSEFNKVINAFMVSGVTRIHRLSWSEVEPPSGFVASFAANNFTGVVKFPDHIVLLLDMEQIIWDLNPALAMRTEREHAAAIPAPDRSAYKTLVVDDSNSIRRLIASYLEKDGFEVLQDINGQNAWDRLQAWKGEAARGERPLAENVNLVVTDIEMPSMDGHTLCKNIKDDPILKSLPVVLFSSLINDQLYHKGLSVGADDQVTKPEVGTLAERARKLIEDHR
- a CDS encoding PilZ domain-containing protein — protein: MRMLLIVREGRARDRFIEELNLLGTDCDVASTTGELLAATRHGHYNGVLFDVPTIVRARDCDKKLLQGLAEIYPSARLKHDPHTDAIYALGTHAGPGSLDGLSVFVAACRDFLPRSLRRGERIGVHLPAVLWRAPPDGTAAGERTSTVNVSWLGCFLFTVSDWTKGEAAWVEFPGVLADPLRTRVAWHEPWGRGRAMPGVGLAFCDMPEALGAELRRLGCKPVDFEVASAAKGP
- a CDS encoding glycosyltransferase family protein, with translation MARILYGVHGTQHGHAIRALILARHLAGLGHEFLFVSSEEGAGLLSREFRVERFENPGTRYKNQRLDTPATLMLAARTLARRGSELARLKKLIEDFKPDAAISDYEYFVPIAARRAGIPCLSIDHQHVISCCDHDLPLTLLPGYCGIRTSIRFLFSACTDYLAISFFKPPVKAGAHARVAPAILRQSVLDRTPTEGSHILVYQSCGICDAFAPYLRTMDREFRVYGYKMDKVDGNLTFRNYSEEGFLDDLASAAYVLCGGSHNLMSEALFYGKPVLSFPVAGAFEQQLNALYLERLGYGRAADMAHLSPSLLPDFERDLPAMRGRIATGDFCGNDAVFALVEAFLRDGALPGRS
- a CDS encoding type II toxin-antitoxin system RelE/ParE family toxin, producing the protein MKILYWVGDAKENLREFRGTVQDEAGTTLRKIQYGQTPVSACPLNNLAKGVTGVYELKIDHDKETYRVVYVAKLAKGVYVLHAFLKKSKSGIGIPPKDKDIILRRYKMARQHDGA
- a CDS encoding helix-turn-helix domain-containing protein: MEEKIIEGSDNVFADLGLPDPEERAYKADLIMVLESIIKRRGLTQVETARLCGTDQGTLSKVLRGRVGLVSTDRLLRWIGCLGGSVRITVDETPDHVPGPVSVCFLPACP
- a CDS encoding BMP family lipoprotein codes for the protein MRRVSILAAAAALVCCLAVPALAADKPLTFGLLLVGPYNDKGYSQAQYEGGKYVEEHLAGSKMLYLDKVNPSDRPGFTIPQLVDDLAAKGATLIVAGSDDMKDGIREAAEQHPDLTFIHISGDDVLTGKAPKNLGNVFSRMEYAKMMAGFSAAMTTKTGKIGFLGPLINDETRRLADAAYLGARHAWVNVRGKKAEDLSFKVNWIGFWFNIPGVTSDPGQVAGSFYDQGYDVIISGIDTPEALTVAGSRKKAGADVYALPYDYKEACQGAPDACLGVPYFNWGPPLLSIAKAVTAGTYKPAFDWLAPDFTALNDPDKSPVGFIAGQALSAEAKKALDQFVADLGSGKANLYAGPLEYQDGTVFVKAGQTATDKDIWFAPQLLRGMEGASASK